GACTGTATATCTCTGACCATGAACCATCTGCAACCCGGCCTGCCCCGTCTGTGGCAAACGGTTCAATTGCAATAACATCGCCTGAATGGAGTGTTATTCCTTTATTGATGCGGCGATTTGGTATACTTGGCGGTGCATGGGTGATGTAGGGTGCAAGCCCATGCCCGGTAAGGTTTGCTACAGGCTTTAGACCATAAGCAGTAATCGCATCTTCAATAGCACCTGCGATATCTGCTGTACTAATTCCATCCCTTATACAATCGATTCCAGCGTATAGGGCATCCTCAGAGGCCTTTACCAGATCACTGTTGCCTGTAAAATCAACAGTTACAGCAGAATCTGCAATATACCCGTCAATATGTACTCCCATATCAATCTTGATCATGTCCTTTCCAAACACCGATTCATCATTTTTGCGGGGAGTGGCGTGTGCTGCTTCATCATTTGCTGATATATTGCATGGAAATGCAGGCTTTGCTCCCAGTTCAATAGTTTTCTGTTCAACAAATTCTGCAATTTCCAGAACGCTCCCTCCGACTTTTACTCTGTCAACTGCCTGACTTCTTACCTTTGAGAGTATCTTTCCTGCTTCAATATATTTCTCAAAGATCTCCTCAATTTCCTGAAGCTTATCCGACATCATTTACCTCTTATTTAGTCTGATTATAGAGTATTTTTAGCATGACTACTGTTATAATACTAATCTCTTTTCAAAATCTGTTAGATTCTCATATCCTTTAGATGTCACAACTACAATATCTTCAATCCTTACTCCTCCGGTATGGGGATAATACAGACCTGGCTCAATAGTAATTACATTGCCTTCCTCTAATTTTCCTTCTCCCTCACCAACCATTGGCCATTCGTGGACATCCAGGCCAACCCCGTGACCTGTTGAGTGTATGAATCCAGATTTTGAACCGCTAAGATATGTATCAAAGCCCCTCTCTTCAAATATTTCACATACCCGTGAGTGTATATCCCTGCAAAGGGCACCCGGCCTGATCATTTCAAGTGCTGCCTGCTGTGCAGCAATGACTGCATCATACATTTCTGTAAGGCTTCCTGAAGGCTCTCCTTTAAGTACGGTCCTGCACATATCCGCATAGTACATGGTTTTCTTGCTTTGAGGGAATATATCAATTACAATAGGCTGTCCTGCCAGCAGTGCACCTTCGCCCATGTGATGGGGGATAGCTGAATGTTTTCCACAGGATACGATGGTTCCCATTGAGTGGCACCCGGAGTCCAGTAGCCTGTGTTCAATAGCAGCCCTGACATGATCTGATGTGAGTTCAGATCCCTCATAATGCAGGATGCCGTCTATTTCCTCTGAAGCTTTGATAAGATCAATAGCACATCTCATGCCTTCCTCTCCTGCTTTCTGAACCATTCTGATCTTTTCTATCTCATCTGTATTTTTCACAGCCCTCATATCCCTGAAGGGACTCTTTACCGGCTGAACCGAGAAACCCACCTCTTTTAGATACTGGGCGATGTAGAGGGGAAAGTTTCTGGGAGCAGATATTCTTCTAACTCCAAGGTCCTGAAGCATATCTGCCAGACAGTCACAGTAAGCAATGAAGGCATCTGGCTTTTCTTTAATTTTTGTTCTGTATCCATATTCTGAAGTTGTACGTATATCAGAGACTCTTGATTCAACCTCTGCGCGCCCCTTTTCCATTTCAGATAGGAATAGGATTTCATCTTCGTCCTTTGTCTGGAGGTATGTGAAGGGATCAGAGGCAGAAAACTGTGACACATAGTACATATCAGCATTGTTCGAATCTGAGACCATCAGGAACACATCTGTACTATTTGCATCCAGGTATCCTGTAATATCTTTGTCATTTACTGTTTTGCTCATAGGGTCAGATTATGAATTAATAGTACATAAGTTCTACACAGTTTATTGTCTCTGTAACTTTACTACAAAAAAGACCGTTTCTATCTGATCGAATACGGGATCTACTGTATTAAATAAAAGAGCCCGTTGATTACGTTTTCAGGTACATAGTTTCAATAATTATTTATATCATTGTTGTGTAGTTAATTCTGTTCACACAGAATCTGTCCAACAGGGCATAGATGTGTGCAACATGGTGGCAGTAATCAGGTCCACAGATGCTATGGGAGTAAAATCCAGAAAACCCTGTAAGGTTTTTAGCAACTGATGGATCTGATTCATCAGCAGTACAGCTTAAGGAGTGTAATGGGGAATACGGGGGTTAAGCTGTATGAAATATCTGCCACCAATATTACTTTTATATATGAGGTAATGTACTGATTTATTTCCATCCTGATTGCTCATCCTGTGAGTACTTACATCAATTCTGGATGAATTGTGGTGATTTGATTGTGTGGAGATAGTTATGAATAATGATGATTCGTTATCAATAGCAGTACCAATTACCGTATCTCTTCTGGGGATCGCTTTTATTCTGCATTTTATGGCAGAACCTTATTATTTTACCGGCAGTCCTCCTACTGGATTCAGTACAGGGACACTGGGTATTTTGATAGTTGTCATAGGTGTTCTATTAAGCTCTAAATGCAAAAAATAAAAATAGTATGTTTTGCTGGATTGTATCAGATCATAACTTGAAAAATCCTGATTACAAAAAAAGTATATTTATCATTTCTGATACCTCCTGTTCTAAGGAGGTATCTGTGAAATGAACTGCTGGAATTACGTTCGGACCGGGATTTGAACCCGAGTCGGAGCCTCGACAGGGCTCCATGATAGGCCACTACACTATCCGAACATTTGATGTGAGCACACTCTAATAGAACTTTCTATATTTAAAGCTTTTGCAGGTGAGAATTGATCCCGCCTCCCAGACTCGAACCGGGGACATCGCGGTGCCTGCGCGGTATGTGCGACCAGGTCGCAGAAACCATACTACAGCCGCGCACTCTACCACTGAGTTAAGGCGGGACAGCGTATAACACTGTATTCAACTTTTCACCGATGCAAATTGACGCATCACTCAGATATGCACTATAATACTTATCCTTTTCGCCGGGTAAGTTATACAGTACAGATCTGGAATGATACTGGTTATTTGCATTCAGTGATGATGTTTAGAAAGTGTTGATTTTGCCGTTGATCAGCATCTCTATTACTCTGTCTGCGCTGGCAAGCCAGTCATCAGTTATACCTTCTGCTTCTGAAAGGATACTGTCAAGCCTGGCTCCTTCTTCCGGGATTATTTGAACGCTTGCAATAAATGGCTGATCTATGGGTTTTCCGATCTGGGAGAGCAGTCTGACATAGGCTTCATCTACTTCAGGTATTGTTTTGGAAATGTCCTGTGCAACCTGGGTTGCCAGCAGATTATAGATCTTGCCGATATGATTTATTGGATTCTTTCCACTGGTGGCTTCCATGCTCATGGGCCTGCCTGGTGTAATGAGTCCATTGCAGCGGTTGCCCCTTCCAACAGATCCGTCATCTCCCATCTCGGCAGAAGTGCCGGTAACTGTGAGGAATACTGACTCTTTTTCGATTTGATCCGCGGTGTTTACATATATATTTACGTTCCTTTCAGTATGTTCTGCTGCAAGGCCTGCCACGTAATCTTCTACTTCTTCTTTAATATTTATATAATGATCAAGGTCATCAACATATCTTCCAATTGTTGCACACCCGATGGTCAGTGATATATCATCCTGTTCACGCAGTCCCATGACCTTGATATCTTCTCCAATACCTGGTATCTTTTTCTTAAGGTCGGTATTGAGCATTCTTTCTGTATTGTACGCAATACTTTCAAGTTCTGAGAATGGTGCATGTCCGATACCAAACGATGTATCATTTGCAACAGGCATTTTATTGCGACTGAAAACATCCCTTAGATCAGATGAACCTGTCCCAAATCTGCAGTCTATGATCATATCCCTTTCAAGATTGATATTTGCAAAATTTTCCCTTATGTACTGACGGGCAGCTTCAATAGCAATCGCATCTGCTGCAAATTCTTCTCCATCAAATTCGGTGGTGGCTCTTCCTACAAGGAGTGTGTATATTGGCTTTATGACCTCCCCACCACCATACTCAGGATGGGACTTTCCTGCAACGATCTGTGTTTCATCGGTATTGTGATGGAGTACAGTGCCGCACTTTTTGATGTACTCTCTGCACAATGCGCGGCTGACAGCTTCTGCCAGTCCGTCAGCAATGCTGTCTGGATGTCCTACTCCTTTTCTTTCAACAATTTCCACTTTCTGATCTTCAACAGGAGTCTGCATGAGCTGTTCAACTTTGATATTTCTCATTATCCATACCTTCTTTTTTGCTAACTCATAAGCTAGATGTTTAAATGAAATCTGATGATTTGCAGATATATTTGTAGATTTATATTTATATAAAACAGTTGTTATTCACTATGATAAACATTTCAACCATATATTTAATCTGCAGATGACATCAGACCAAACCTGGCTCTATTAATTTATCAATGGTGAAATCTATATGTAATAAATATAGTGTTAGAGAATGTCCACAGAAATTTAATTTTTTAAGAGGAATACCATAGATGATACGTATTGCAATTCCAAATAAAGGAAGGCTTCATGATCCGGCGTTAGCACTTTTCAGGGAGGCAGGACTTCCCGTTCTGGAGGGCGGGACCAGAAAACTATTTGCCAGAACCAGTGATCCTGAAATCTCTGTTCTCTTTGCCAGAGCTGCAGATATCCCGGAATATGTTCAGGACGGTGCAGCAGATGTGGGTATTACAGGCCTTGACCTGATATCAGAGACCGGTGCATCGGTGGAGCTCATGCTTGATCTTAATTTCGGACACGCTGACCTCGTACTGGCAGTTCCTGATGATATCGATGCAGCATCTGCATATGATCTTGAGGGCATGAGGGTTGCGACCGAATTTCCAGAGATAACTCGAAAATATTTTGAAAAAAAAGGTATCAGGGTTGATATTATCAATGTAAGCGGTGCCTGTGAAATCACACCCCACGTAGGTATAGCTGATGCAATTGTTGATATTTCCAGTTCAGGCACAACACTTATAATGAACCATCTCAGAGCCATAGATACTGTTTTTTCTTCATCGGTATATCTGATATCCAATCATGAAAGCCTGATAAAAAAAGATAAGATCTACCACATAAAAACGGCACTTGAAAGTGTTCTTCGTGCCAAGGGCAAGAGGTATCTTATGATGAATGTGCCGGCTGATTCACTCAAAAAGGTCAAAGATGTCCTACCTGGTCTTGCAGGGCCTACAGTAATGAAGGTTGAATCCGATGAAACCATTCTTGCAGTACATGCAGTTATCAGCTCGGATTCGATCTTTGCAACTGTCAACAGCCTGAAGGAAGTGGGTGCAACTGATATTCTTGTGGTCCCAATTGAAAGAATGATGCCATGAGGTGTGACAATGGTCTTTGAGGTAATTCCTGCAGTAGATATGAGAAATGGAAAATGTGTTCAGCTGGTTCAGGGAGTTCCTGGAAGTGAAATGATCTCCCTTGATGATCCTGGTGAGGTTGCATCAGGATGGGTTGAACAGGGTGCAGCCACACTTCATCTGATAGATCTTGATGGAGCAATCGAAGGTGTGAGAAAGAATGCACCGATTATAGAGAAGATAATTCATGATCTACATCCTGCTGGTGTCAGTGTTCAGGTTGGAGGTGGTATCAGGTCATTTGAAGATGCCGGAAAACTGCTGGACCTTGGAACTGATAGAATTATTCTGAGCACAGCAGCTCTCAACGATCCTCAGCTTGTAAAGAGACTTGCAGAAGAGTATGGTGGAGAACGTGTAATGGTTGCCCTTGACGCAAAGGACGGGAAAGTTTCCATTGAAGGATGGAAGAAACAGTCCGAACATACCCCTGTTGAACTTGGAGTCAAGTTTGAGTCACTTGGTGCCGGAAGTTTGCTGTTTACAAATATTGATAGTGAAGGCCTGATGAAAGGTATAGATGTTCAGCCAACAGCTGAGCTTGTAAGCTCTGTAAATATCCCGGTAGTTGCTTCAGGAGGGGTTACCACAGTTGAAGATATAATCTCCCTCAGCAAGGTAGGTGCATCAGGTGTGGTTGTTGGCAGTGCACTCTATACCGGAAAATTTACTTTTCAGGACGCACTGGAAGCCATAAAACAAAACCCTTAATACATTCAAAATTCACAGATGGTAGTACTATGAGATCTGCTAAATTATCCCGCAAAACAGGTGAAACCAGTGTCCATGTAGAACTTCTGCTGGATGGAACCGGTTCATCGAAAATCAAGACTGGTATAGGTTTCTTTGATCATATGCTGACATCCTTTGCAAAGCATTCAGGCTTTGATCTTTATATTGATGCAACCGGTGACCTTGAGGTGGATGAACACCATCTGGTAGAGGATACGGGTATTGTGCTGGGTCAGGCTATACTCAAAGCCCTTGGTGATAAAGCTGGAATTGCGAGGTTTGGTGAGGCGCGGGTGCCAATGGATGAATCGCTTTCAGAGGTTGCCCTGGACCTTGGGGGTCGAAGCTACCTGGTGATGAATGTACCTTTCAGGTCTGGAAAAGTTGGTGATTTCAATACTCAGATGGTGGAACATTTCTTTGAATCCATTGCAGAACATGGAAAGATAAATCTTCATGCATCTGTTTATGGGAAAAATGATCATCATATGATTGAATCACTGTTCAAAGCGTTTGCATGTGCCATGCACAGGGCAGTCAGGATCGAAGGTAAAGGTATCCGCAGTACAAAAGGAGTCCTATAAGGTCATTTTTCATTTTGCTGTGTTCAGCTGTCATGGAATTTATTTCTGAGCTTCTCATAAAATATTTTCTGGTTACCTTCAGTTCTTCTTGCCAATCTTTCTACAATAAGTTCAGGCGTGCTTCTTGCAATATAATTGTATCTGGGGTTCCTGTCAACTACCAGGTTCAGTTCAGCATCAAGGCCCTCTGCCTCAATACCATCCACTCTGATATTGCATTCAGTGTTTTCCATGATCAGCTCCGGAAGATGGGATACAAATATTGCTGCACTGTTCTGTTTTTCTGCAAGCATTTCAAGTATTCCTGCAATGATCCTTGCTGAAGCTCCGGGTTCTGTGATCGATTCCAGTTCATCAACCAGTACGATCTTATCTGTAGGATCTGCCACTGATGAGAATTCTACAAGTGTGGATTCAAATGCACCAGCATCAAGTGTTCCTTTAGATTTTGCAAAGTAATACATTTTCTCACAGGGTCCTATTTCCATATCAAGGCAGGGAACAGGAAGTCCCATATGTGCTAGTACTGTACACTGGGCAATGAGGTCCAGAAGAGACGTTTTCCCCCCTGAATTTACACCACTGAGTATTACCACACTTTCGGAATTGTCTTCAGGACTAAATGATGTATCTCCAACTGAGTAATCGATAGGTGTAATCTCTGTATTGCTGGAACTGAGAAAAAGATTCCTTGCACCTCTGAACCCGATTCCCGTATTTTCTATAAGTACCGGCATTGAAAGGTCATATTCACAGGAAAAATGGCCAATTGCAAAACCTACCTGGAAGTCCAGTACTTCCTTAACCATACTGCGAACCGGTATGATATACTGGTGCAGGTCCCTTGCAACCTTGCGAATGTGTTCAATAGTTTTTCTTTCGAGCTTGTGCTCAAGCTGCTGCCTGAGTGATCGGACTGCTGATTTATCGATCTCCAATGGGTAGGTGATATGTGTGAAAAAAACCGAATCCAGAAGAATAATACTTTTCTGATCAAGTTCCAGTTCAGATGCAATCCTTTTTTTTGTATCCCTAACAACTTCCATATATGAGTGATATATTTCTCTCTCCAGCATATCCCTTATTTCAATTTCCCCGCTTATAGCGCGAACCATATCCTGACCGCTTAGCGTGAGCTTTCTATCTTCCAGTATTCTGGAGATCCTTGATGTTGCGTCCTTTACCGCATCCTGGATACACCTGTCCATATGCTCTATGCTCAGGCGCAGCCTGTCTATTTCAGGATCAATTCCCTGTCGCAAACTCCCAGTTTCATTGATGTTTAGCAGTATATGTTCTATCCTGTCAGGATCGATATCCCCGAGATGCTCAAATGTTTCATATCCTGCGTTCTTTACTGTGCGAACAACCT
Above is a genomic segment from Methanosalsum zhilinae DSM 4017 containing:
- the hisB gene encoding imidazoleglycerol-phosphate dehydratase HisB, coding for MRSAKLSRKTGETSVHVELLLDGTGSSKIKTGIGFFDHMLTSFAKHSGFDLYIDATGDLEVDEHHLVEDTGIVLGQAILKALGDKAGIARFGEARVPMDESLSEVALDLGGRSYLVMNVPFRSGKVGDFNTQMVEHFFESIAEHGKINLHASVYGKNDHHMIESLFKAFACAMHRAVRIEGKGIRSTKGVL
- the hisA gene encoding 1-(5-phosphoribosyl)-5-[(5-phosphoribosylamino)methylideneamino]imidazole-4-carboxamide isomerase yields the protein MVFEVIPAVDMRNGKCVQLVQGVPGSEMISLDDPGEVASGWVEQGAATLHLIDLDGAIEGVRKNAPIIEKIIHDLHPAGVSVQVGGGIRSFEDAGKLLDLGTDRIILSTAALNDPQLVKRLAEEYGGERVMVALDAKDGKVSIEGWKKQSEHTPVELGVKFESLGAGSLLFTNIDSEGLMKGIDVQPTAELVSSVNIPVVASGGVTTVEDIISLSKVGASGVVVGSALYTGKFTFQDALEAIKQNP
- the hisG gene encoding ATP phosphoribosyltransferase; amino-acid sequence: MIRIAIPNKGRLHDPALALFREAGLPVLEGGTRKLFARTSDPEISVLFARAADIPEYVQDGAADVGITGLDLISETGASVELMLDLNFGHADLVLAVPDDIDAASAYDLEGMRVATEFPEITRKYFEKKGIRVDIINVSGACEITPHVGIADAIVDISSSGTTLIMNHLRAIDTVFSSSVYLISNHESLIKKDKIYHIKTALESVLRAKGKRYLMMNVPADSLKKVKDVLPGLAGPTVMKVESDETILAVHAVISSDSIFATVNSLKEVGATDILVVPIERMMP
- a CDS encoding MutS-related protein, encoding MINLQDIPGVGDKMAQRLIKHFGNEEITVTAILDGDIASICEIEGISHRFAVSLVHEARAISKGKEVSEFLKTREARDIYEKVLEIIKGFAPSKYAREKLNIYLPYPSSQMQEIESVRQMTSEYTEIARKINFDPGFMEKLAEVRPLSLKYPRPKIRDRVLITANSQDFEYARQQFSDSFSVQLVELPDQLIDAISGYSHIICSHRSFLEMEFPSDVDPEFISDLRQAEEWQIIPENTISFFAHNLHTITASLEVVRTVKNAGYETFEHLGDIDPDRIEHILLNINETGSLRQGIDPEIDRLRLSIEHMDRCIQDAVKDATSRISRILEDRKLTLSGQDMVRAISGEIEIRDMLEREIYHSYMEVVRDTKKRIASELELDQKSIILLDSVFFTHITYPLEIDKSAVRSLRQQLEHKLERKTIEHIRKVARDLHQYIIPVRSMVKEVLDFQVGFAIGHFSCEYDLSMPVLIENTGIGFRGARNLFLSSSNTEITPIDYSVGDTSFSPEDNSESVVILSGVNSGGKTSLLDLIAQCTVLAHMGLPVPCLDMEIGPCEKMYYFAKSKGTLDAGAFESTLVEFSSVADPTDKIVLVDELESITEPGASARIIAGILEMLAEKQNSAAIFVSHLPELIMENTECNIRVDGIEAEGLDAELNLVVDRNPRYNYIARSTPELIVERLARRTEGNQKIFYEKLRNKFHDS
- a CDS encoding M24 family metallopeptidase, whose amino-acid sequence is MSKTVNDKDITGYLDANSTDVFLMVSDSNNADMYYVSQFSASDPFTYLQTKDEDEILFLSEMEKGRAEVESRVSDIRTTSEYGYRTKIKEKPDAFIAYCDCLADMLQDLGVRRISAPRNFPLYIAQYLKEVGFSVQPVKSPFRDMRAVKNTDEIEKIRMVQKAGEEGMRCAIDLIKASEEIDGILHYEGSELTSDHVRAAIEHRLLDSGCHSMGTIVSCGKHSAIPHHMGEGALLAGQPIVIDIFPQSKKTMYYADMCRTVLKGEPSGSLTEMYDAVIAAQQAALEMIRPGALCRDIHSRVCEIFEERGFDTYLSGSKSGFIHSTGHGVGLDVHEWPMVGEGEGKLEEGNVITIEPGLYYPHTGGVRIEDIVVVTSKGYENLTDFEKRLVL
- the map gene encoding type II methionyl aminopeptidase, whose product is MSDKLQEIEEIFEKYIEAGKILSKVRSQAVDRVKVGGSVLEIAEFVEQKTIELGAKPAFPCNISANDEAAHATPRKNDESVFGKDMIKIDMGVHIDGYIADSAVTVDFTGNSDLVKASEDALYAGIDCIRDGISTADIAGAIEDAITAYGLKPVANLTGHGLAPYITHAPPSIPNRRINKGITLHSGDVIAIEPFATDGAGRVADGSWSEIYSLIEKKPVRLPAARKVLKEIEPYRTLPFAKRWLTSDRLEFALTQLMRNNIIRSYPVLKEVEGGLVSQAEHTVIVTDDGCEIITR
- a CDS encoding methionine adenosyltransferase — its product is MMRNIKVEQLMQTPVEDQKVEIVERKGVGHPDSIADGLAEAVSRALCREYIKKCGTVLHHNTDETQIVAGKSHPEYGGGEVIKPIYTLLVGRATTEFDGEEFAADAIAIEAARQYIRENFANINLERDMIIDCRFGTGSSDLRDVFSRNKMPVANDTSFGIGHAPFSELESIAYNTERMLNTDLKKKIPGIGEDIKVMGLREQDDISLTIGCATIGRYVDDLDHYINIKEEVEDYVAGLAAEHTERNVNIYVNTADQIEKESVFLTVTGTSAEMGDDGSVGRGNRCNGLITPGRPMSMEATSGKNPINHIGKIYNLLATQVAQDISKTIPEVDEAYVRLLSQIGKPIDQPFIASVQIIPEEGARLDSILSEAEGITDDWLASADRVIEMLINGKINTF